One Eriocheir sinensis breed Jianghai 21 chromosome 61, ASM2467909v1, whole genome shotgun sequence genomic window, CAAATTAGTAACCCAATAAACAAATTACTAGCCCAATAAGGAAATTACTAGCCCAATAAGCAAATTACTAGCCCAATAAACAAATTACTAGCCCAATAAGCAAATTACTAGCCCAATAAGCAAATTACTAGCCCAATAAGCAAATTACTAGCCCAATAAACAAATTACTAGCCCAATAAGCAAATTACTAGCCCAATAAACAAATTACTAGCCCAATAAGCAAATTACTAGCCCAATAAACAAATTACTAGCCCAATAAGCAAATTACTAGCCCAATAACCAAATTATTAGCCCAATAAGCAAATTACTAGCCCAATATGCAAATTACTAGCCCAATATGCAAAATACTAGCCCAATAAGTAAATTACTAGCCCAATAAGCACATTCCCAGCCCAATAAGCACATTCCCAGCCCAATAAGCACATTCCATTCCCAATAAGCAAATTACTAGCCCAATAAACAGTTTACTAGCCCAATAAGCAAATAACTAGCCAATATGCAAAAAACTAGCCAAATAAGCAGATTACTAGCCCAATGAGGACCGAGACAACCTGCGCAACCTACCCCGGGGCCTTCCGCTGGTCTGGTGCTGTCGGATGGCCTGCGCCGCCGCCTCCACTCTGGGGTTGGACACGACCACACCCAAGGAACATAATGTCATCTGGCAGGCCGAcgctacctgtgtgtgtgcgtgcgttggtTAGCTTAATGTGCGTGTCAGTTTAGcgttaatttcctttttttatcaactattttttttgtgttatttctttTGTCATtctaatattcttccttttttcttctacccttcccttctacttcctttcttctttctcctcctctcttcttctgtccttctcctccttttcttcttttttattttctcttctttattttctattcctacatgttttcttatatttcaatcctatctcttttttttctcctccgcttcctcctcctaactacccttcttctccttctcctcttcttcttaagcctttacactcctcctcctcctcttcctccttctcctcctatttttaactagccttcttctcctcctcctcttctttttaagcctttacactcctcctcctcctcctccttcttctcctcctatttctaactagccttcttcttctcctccaagcatttacactcctcctcctcctcctcctcctcctcctatttctaactagccttcttcttcttctcctcctccaagcctttacactcctcctcctcctcctcctcctcctcacctgcacatCCTCATCCATGGCACCCGTGTGGAGGAGGTGGGTGAGCAGGGGATACGGCGGGGGGCTGCGCGGGTGAGGTGCGGCAGAGAGGGCGGCCAGGGTGTGGAAGAGCTGCACCCTCACCCTCGCATCCCTGTATATGGCGGGGAGCTGCGACGCACCCAACACACCCTCGGCTATGGTCAGGATGCCAGTCTGGAGGCGctgtgggggtgggggaaggggtgagaaggtatgtgtgtgtgtgtgtgtgtgtgtgtgtgtgtgtgtgtgtgttggttcctgtggtcaaactatctatctatcaataatctacctctatctatctacctatcttcttgtactcctctcctttctcttctttttatttctcttcttcattctttctttctcctttcttcttctccttcctctttcttcctcctttacctatcAATAATCtacctctatctacctatcttcttgtactcctttcctttcttcttctccttcctccttgttatcctttcctctttcatccattactatcttcttcctctacttcttcttctcttcatccctttctcttcctcctccctcatctctctctctctctctcctctttcctttcctccttatcttactctctctctctcattcctctttccctccacaaacaacatcaccaaacatcaacaacatcaacgcCCTACCTGATGGTCCTCAAAGTGCATGGAATGAGCCGAGTGGGTAAACATCATCTCGGCCGCCACTAGAGCCGCCCTAGCCAGTCTGCCGAAGCTCCCCGGTCGCGGCACGGGTCCGGGGTagccgccgccgctgccctcGGAGGTGACGGTGTACCCCTTCTTCTTGCCGGAGCTCTTGTGTAGGGTGAGGCTCGCTAGGCCCTTCTGGAGTGTGAGGAAGAGGGTGATAGGGTGAGATAGGGTGATGAGgtttagttattattttttttttttttttttttgctctctctctctctctctctctctctctctctctctctctctctctctctcgtctttcctttctgttcgttcctctctctttctctctcttctcctttcttccttgtccttttttccttctctttctctctctctctccattctctccctcctctttcctctccctccccttctttctctccctccctcctctttcctttcctccccctcctctccaccccttccccctccccccatacctGCAGCTTCACGCTATGCTCCTGAGGGCTGGCATCCTgaaccaccatcgccaccaggCCGCCGGGAGGGGTGTGGCGGCCCCGGGaggctttgagcagctccgccaGCACCCCATAGCTGAGCACCCTCGTCTGCAGGCCGCCGCTGCACCATGGcggctgctcctccttcttctccttggtgAACTTGTATGAGCGGAGGACAGAGGTGAGGAGATCGCCGAGGATGTTGTGGTAACTCTCGATGCCGTCTCCGAggctaagagagagaggagtggggatgagaggaagtgaggaagaagaggaggaggaaggaggaggtgggggaggtgctggtaaaggggagagagaggaaggagaggaggtggtggtagaggaaggagagaggaaggagcgaggaggaggaggaggaagaggagggaagtaaaggagaggaggaggaggaggaggaggaggagaggagaagaatgaggatgaaagaggagacattatgagagagaggagaagcgagaaggaagaggaggagaaatgagagagagagagagagagagagagagagagagagagagagagagagagagagagagagagagagagagagagagagagagagagagagagagagagataaatcaacctattaggaggagaagggagggaaaaagaggaaggaggggaggagaaagagagagggatgaagagggggagaaatgagagagagaaatagagaggagcaaagagggagagagagagtaatgaggagGAATAAGcacaaaaggggagagaaagacaaggaaaaatggaggaaaggagtttTACTGAATAGAACTGAAGACTGAATACCAAGAATCTAAAAGAGCAATTAATTCTTCAGTGATAATTATATACTTTACGAGCCTTATAAGATACCAGCCTCAGAACACATGATTCACAGGGAGAGTACAGGAGGAAGGACAGACTCAAGCAAGTAATTCTTCAGTGATAATTATATACTTTACGAGCCTTATAAGATACCAGCCTCAGAACACATGATTCACAGGGGGAGTACAGGAGGCAGGACAGACTCAAGCAAGTAATTCTTCAGTGATAATTATATACTTTACGAGCCTTATAAGATACCAGCCTCAGAAGACATGATTCACAGGGAGAGTACAGGAGGAAGGACAGACTCAAGCAAGTAATTCTTCAGTGATAATTATATACTTTACGAGCCTTATAAGATACCAGCCTCAGAACACATGATTCACTGGGAGAGTACAGGAGGAAGGACAGACTCAAGCAAGTAATTCTTCAGTGATAATTATATACTTTACGAGCCTTATAAGATACCAGCCTCAGAAGACATGATTCACAGGGGGAGTACAAGAGGAAGGACAGACTCAAGCAAGTAATTCTTCAGTGATAATTATATACTTTGTGAGCCTTATAAGATACCAGCCTCAGAACATATGATTCACTGGGAGAGTACAGGAGGAAGGACAGACTCAAGCAAGTAATTCTTCAGTGATAATTATATACTTTACGAGCCTTATAAGATACCAGAATCAGAACACATGATTCACAGGGGGAGTACAGGAGGAAGGACAGACTCAAGCAAGTAATTCTTCAGTGATAATTATATACTTTACGAGCCTTATAAGATGCCAGCCTCAGAACACATGATTCACAGGGAGAGTACAGGAGGAAGGACAGACTCAAGCAAGTAATTCTTCAGTGATAATTATATACTTCACGAGCCTTATAAGATACCAGCCTCAGAAGACATGATTCACTGGGAGAGTACAGGAGGAAGGACAGACTCAAGCAAGTAATTCTTCAGTGATAATTATATACTTTACGAGCCTTATAAGATACCAGCCTCAGAACACATGATTCACTGGGAGAGTACAGGAGGCAGGACAGACTCAAGCAATTAATTCTTCAGTGATAATTCTATACTTTACGAGCCTTATAAGATACCAGCCTCAGAAGACATGATTCACAGGGAGAGTACAGGAGGCAGGACAAACAAGggtcgcattttaaaacatttcgtcgcccaaattCACATGACTGACAAGGCTTTTATATgatttagggcatttccaggagtagttttataaccctagaGGTATTTTGACCCTCCTTCAGTAGCATAAACCCAgaaaaacactcatcagaacccgactggTCCCTTCTTTAACCTTTATAAATTGTTGATGTCTTACAATACCGACCACAGCTCCACGCACCTGCTGATCATGTCCCTGAGGAGAAGCAGGGCCTGGTTGTGGAGGGAGGGCAGGAAGAAGGCCACCAGCTTGTGTTCCTGGCTCTTGTAGCGATTAAGGACCAACAACTCCACCTGGTGACGACGTAATAGTAGTGAGAGTAATAATGACAGTAGTAATGATATCAACAGTAGTAGTTTTGTGGGGGGTGATAAGTCCAGTCTCAgataattcatatatgcttccttactaatgagactttctatacaacaaagtgaggtcattctttgttgatttatgccataaggtgctggctgtcatgtgtttgaagataccctaaactaaacaaaaccccaaacagtcactataggtcttgactcagaaaattcatatatgcttccttactaatgagactttccatacaacaaagtgaggtcattctttgttgatttatgccattaggtgctggctgtcatgtgtttgaagataccctaaacttaacctaacaaaaccccaaacagttactataggtcttgactcagaaaattcatatatgcttccttactaatgagactttctatgcaacaaagtgaggtcattctttgttgatttataccataaggtgctggctatcatgtgtttgaagatactctaaacttaacaaaaccccaaacaaacactataggtcttgactcagaaaattcatatatgcttccttactaatgagactttctatgcaacaaagtgaggtcattctttgttgatttataccataaggtgctggctgtcatgtgtttgaggataccctaaacttaacctaacctaacaaaaccccaaacagttactatagggcttgactcaaaaaattcatatatgcttccttactaatgagactttccatacaacaaagtgaggtcattctttgttgatttataccataacgtgctggctatcatgtgtttgaagataccctaaacttaacctaatataacctaacaaaCCAGTTactttaggtcttgactcagaaaattcatatatgcttgaATGCTTCCTAACTAATGAGAccttctatgcaacaaagtgaggtcattctttgttgtctgaagataccctaaacttaacctaacctagcctaacaaaaccccaaacagttactataggtcctgactcagaaaattcatatatgcttccttactaatgagactttccatacaacaaagtgaggtcattctttgttgtctgaagataccctaaacttaacctaacctagcctaacaaaaccccaaacagttactataggtcttgactcagaaaattcacacatgcttccttactaatgagactttccatacaacaaagtgaggtcattctttgttgtctgaagataccctaaacttaacctaacctagtctaacaaAACCCcagacagttactataggtcttgactcagaaaattcatacatgcttccttactaatgagactgtccaaaccatctcagcacacCAGTccatccactccaccactccacaatccactcccttcactgtcacacccataccaaagcactcatacacactttccttactttctctgccccatcctgacacaccacaccaaaccacctcttctctcgttctctccctcccccctctttctctctccattctctccccttcctcctctttcctctccttctccatcctcttctctccctccctcccccctctttctctctccattctcctctttcctctccttctccatcctcttctctccctccctcccccctctttctctctccattctctccccttcctcctctttcctctccttctctatcttcttctctccctccctccaaccaagttcctctccttcacacacacacacacacacacacacctgcagcagCCTAACCACCACACTGAGTAGATGGTTCGGTGCGACGGTGATGGCAGGGTTGGCGTCGTCGGTGACCATCTCGGCGATGAAGACGAGGGTGTTGATGAGGCGCGTGATGGCCAGCAGCCGGGCCATCATGGGGGCCGGCGTCATGTCCTCGACCGGCCGGACTTTGAGGCTGCCGTGCTCGCGGGGGTGTGGGAAggactgggggggagggggggggacagggggagagaaatagtgagtgtgtgttagtgtgtgtgagttttctctctctctctctctctcagtcactccctttctcttttttttgtttgtgtgtgtgtgtgtgtgtgtgtgtgtgtgtgtgtgtgttctgtctctctctctctctctctctctctctctctctctctctctctctctctctctctctctctctctctctctcatttactctcttcctcattttttttttttctgtgtgtgtatttacctatgtctctctccctctctctcacactcaatcatactctctctctctctctctctctctctctctctctctctcacctccttctccagCACCCCATCCAGCAAAGTGTCCATCAGCGAGTGCGCCAGAGCTAAGAGAAGACCCAGCCGCCGCCCCACTGCGTCGGCTCTGCTTTGCGCCACATTGCCGCCACCAACCCCAGGCAGCGGCAGGGCGGCGAACACCCTCCCCGCCAGCCGCGCCACGCCCCCTCCTAGACT contains:
- the LOC126986139 gene encoding proline-, glutamic acid- and leucine-rich protein 1-like isoform X1, with protein sequence MDVYRNIWSWCDKAQLERHGQLISDAVLNQGVFQNSSQWPFKNHIGEVNNLLNNNKTRDRGLRSLADMLPHCAQQFLSAQSERWFRFCCDAVKVGKNGRQGVQACQLLSGLLRDLPSLPELQRCVTAKTSAAIVLNLAAADPQANPAALECLYQYVRAAPGPCLQHKNEIEERMLHHLDHPASPASLGGGVARLAGRVFAALPLPGVGGGNVAQSRADAVGRRLGLLLALAHSLMDTLLDGVLEKESFPHPREHGSLKVRPVEDMTPAPMMARLLAITRLINTLVFIAEMVTDDANPAITVAPNHLLSVVVRLLQVELLVLNRYKSQEHKLVAFFLPSLHNQALLLLRDMISSLGDGIESYHNILGDLLTSVLRSYKFTKEKKEEQPPWCSGGLQTRVLSYGVLAELLKASRGRHTPPGGLVAMVVQDASPQEHSVKLQKGLASLTLHKSSGKKKGYTVTSEGSGGGYPGPVPRPGSFGRLARAALVAAEMMFTHSAHSMHFEDHQRLQTGILTIAEGVLGASQLPAIYRDARVRVQLFHTLAALSAAPHPRSPPPYPLLTHLLHTGAMDEDVQVASACQMTLCSLGVVVSNPRVEAAAQAIRQHQTSGRPRDEEEDEEVDMIIEQLQEEEEEEEEEEEEEPVQNNKIPEEAEKEEEEEEVEEEEEEEGRSKEWETEDSFDSLHDEEEEDDKIDKGKEKEGKKNGRAKNGGSRREEEKRIGKTSHRKNEGIEDDDKKGEKEETEKGGNKRGDKEIEIISNGETQTKNTKRKTENRQRTKKKKGMEEEEEEVKRNGVVESDTSPAKKVKLSANQQGSEKEGSGELTVDEMLQDFVEG
- the LOC126986139 gene encoding proline-, glutamic acid- and leucine-rich protein 1-like isoform X2, coding for MDVYRNIWSWCDKAQLERHGQLISDAVLNQGVFQNSSQWPFKNHIGEVNNLLNNNKTRDRGLRSLADMLPHCAQQFLSAQSERWFRFCCDAVKVGKNGRQGVQACQLLSGLLRDLPSLPELQRCVTAKTSAAIVLNLAAADPQANPAALECLYQYVRAAPGPCLQHKNEIEERMLHHLDHPASPASLGGGVARLAGRVFAALPLPGVGGGNVAQSRADAVGRRLGLLLALAHSLMDTLLDGVLEKESFPHPREHGSLKVRPVEDMTPAPMMARLLAITRLINTLVFIAEMVTDDANPAITVAPNHLLSVVVRLLQVELLVLNRYKSQEHKLVAFFLPSLHNQALLLLRDMISSLGDGIESYHNILGDLLTSVLRSYKFTKEKKEEQPPWCSGGLQTRVLSYGVLAELLKASRGRHTPPGGLVAMVVQDASPQEHSVKLQKGLASLTLHKSSGKKKGYTVTSEGSGGGYPGPVPRPGSFGRLARAALVAAEMMFTHSAHSMHFEDHQRLQTGILTIAEGVLGASQLPAIYRDARVRVQLFHTLAALSAAPHPRSPPPYPLLTHLLHTGAMDEDVQVASACQMTLCSLGVVVSNPRVEAAAQAIRQHQTSGRPRDEEEDEEVDMIIEQLQEEEEEEEEEEEEEPVQNNKIPEEAEKEEEEEEVEEEEEEEGRSKEWETEDSFDSLHDEEEEDDKIDKGKEKEGKKNGRAKNGGSRREEEKRIGKTSHRKNEGIEDDDKKGEKEETEKGGNKRGDKEIEIISNGETQTKNTKRKTENRQRTKKKKGMEEEEEEVKRNGVVESDTSPAKKVKLSANQGSEKEGSGELTVDEMLQDFVEG